The nucleotide window CCTACAGTACTGGGTGAACGTCATGAACAAGTTTATGAAACTTGCTGCGTCTCTGTGCGTGGCGGTTGCGGTTATCGGCTGCTCGAAGAAAGAAGAAAATACCAAAGGTCTTATTGGTATTTCGATGCCCTCCAAGGCCGAGGCGCGGTGGACTTCAGATGGCCAGAGCATGGTGAATGCGCTCAACAAACTTGGGTACAAAACTGATATCCAATACGCCCAGTATGAGGTTTCGACCCAGTTGTCGCAGCTCGAGAACCTCTTGGTCAAAGGCGTGAAAGGGCTGATCATTGCTCCTATCGATGGCACCACCATGACCGACTTGCTGCGGCAGGCAAAAGAGAAGGGCATCACGGTCATCTCGTATGATCGCCTGATCCGAAACTCAAAAGATTTCGACTACTACGCCACGTTCGACAACTACAAGACGGGTGTGCTTCAGGGGGAGTCGATTGTCAGTGCCCTGAAATTGAACGAAGGCACCGGGCCCTTCAATTTCGAGATATTCGCAGGCTCAACCGACGACAACAACGCTCACGTCGTCTACGCCGGCGTCATGTCCGTTCTGCAGCCTTACATCGACAGCGGAAAGCTCGTGATCCGTAGCGGACAGGTCAAGCTCGACCAGGTGGCGACGTTGAACTGGGATGGGGCGCTTGCCCAGTCCCGAATGGACAACATCCTCAGCGCCTTCTACGGCAAAGCCCATCTCGATGCGGTGCTCGCGATGAACGATCAGTTAGCCGTTGGCGTGGTCTCTTCGTTGCGCGGTGTCGGGTACGGTAGCGGCGGCACTCCGATGCCCATCGTGACAGGCCAGGATGCCGAAATCCCGAGTGTCAAAGCGATCATGCGCGGTGATCAGCATTCGACCGTATTCAAGGACACCCGAGCGTTGGCTGAAGCTGCAGCCGTAATGATCGATAGCGCCCTGCAAGGCAAAGATGTTCAGGTCAACGACACCACCTCCTATGACAACGGCTCCATGGTCGTGCCTACCCAACTTCTTTCTCCTGTCTCCGTAGAAGCCAAAGACGTGCAAAAAGTGTTGGTCGACTCCGGGTACTACAGCAAAGACCGCCTGCAATAACTACCCAATGCCAGCGGCCCGGTGCCTTCGGGTCGCTTTTTTGCGATAGGAGGATAGTCATGTCACCTCATCTTCTTGACATGCGCGGCATTCAAAAAAGCTTTGGCCCGGTAAAAGCCCTGACCAGCGTGAACCTTCAGGTGGGCAGGGGAGAAATACACGCGATCTGCGGTGAGAACGGTGCCGGCAAATCTACCCTCATGAAAATCCTGAGTGGCGTTTACCCAACCGGAAGTTATGCAGGCTCGATCAGTTTCGACGGTGAGGTTCGCCAGTTCAGCGACCTGCGTGACAGCGAGGCCCTGGGAATTTGCATCATCCACCAAGAGCTTGCGCTTGTGCCGATGCTCTCGATCACAGAAAACCTTTTCCTTGGGCATGAGATCGCCACAAGGGGGGTTATTGATTGGTCGCTTGCTCATCGCAGAGCCAAGGTTCTGCTGGAAAAGGTAGGTCTGCACGTTTTGCCCCAGACCCGTGTAAACCAACTGGGTATCGGTCAGCAGCAACTCGTCGAGATTGCAAAAGCACTCGGCAAGGACGTTCGCCTTTTAATCCTCGATGAGCCTACCGCCAGCCTCAACGAAAAGGATAGCGAGCGGCTTCTGGAGCTCATGCTCGAGCTGAAAGCCAAGGACATAACCTCGATCATCATCTCCCACAAACTCAATGAAATTTCCCGCGTAGCAGATGGGGTCACGGTTATTCGGGATGGAACAACAGTCGATGTCATTGATTGCCGAGAGTCGCCGTTGAACGAGAGCCGAGTTGTTCAGGCGATGGTTGGCCGCGAGCTGGCCGACCGGTATCCCGGCAGAGAGCCCAACCTTGGCGATAAGCAATTCGAGGTGGAGCACTGGTCGGTAGAGCATCCAGAACGCCCAGGCGAGGACTTCATCCGTGACGTAAGTTTTTTTGCTCGCAAAGGTGAGGTGGTTGGGATTGCCGGGCTTATGGGGGCTGGCCGAACCGAACTTGCCATGAGCATCTTTGGCGGTTCTTTTGGGAAGAATATTCGAGGCACTGTTCGCCTCAATGGCCAGGAATTACGCGTGCGAAACGTTCGTGAAGCCATTGATAACGGTATCGCCTACGCAACTGAAGACCGTAAGGGCGCTGGGCTTTTGTTGGGGGATGGCATCGGGCGAAACGTAAGTATCGCCAGCCTGAAATCGCTGGCACGCCGGTGGGTCATCAACGAAACCGAGGAGCTTGGTGTCGGTGAAGGCTACAAGAAAACCCTGCGCATTCGCAGCCCTGATCTTCGTCAGCCAGTGGAGCGTCTCTCTGGCGGTAACCAGCAGAAAGTCGTGCTCGCGAAATGGCTGTTCTCCAACCCCGAGGTACTGATTCTGGATGAGCCTACCAGGGGCATCGATGTCGGTGCCAAGTACGAGATCTACGGGGTGGTCAATCAAGTGGTGGCCAAGGGCAAGACTGTGATCATGATCTCTTCGGAGATGCCCGAACTGCTGGGCACTTGTGATCGGATCTATGTGATGAACGAGGGAAGGTTCGTCGGGGAGTTCCCAATCCAAGAGGCGTCTCAAGAGCGAATCATGCACGCCATCATGAAAAATGAGGTCATCCAATGACTGATGTCATCGCCCCTGTGGCGGTAAAACCGAGCTTGCTTCCTGCTATCAAACGAGGTGCCCGCGAGTACGGGTTGTTGAGCTCTTTGCTCGTCATCATCGTGTTCTTCCAAATCGCCACGGGCGGCGCATTGCTCCAGCCTCTCAACCTGACGAACCTGATCCTGCAGAACAGCTACATCGTGGTTATGGCCTTGGGCATGCTCATGGTCATCGTCTGCGGTCACATCGACTTGTCGGTTGGTTCCATCGTTGGGGTAATCGGTTCGATAGCAGCTGTGTTGATGGTGCAGTACCAGTTCGACTTCATCACGGTATCGCTGCTTTGCTTGTTCATCGGCGGCCTCATAGGTGCTGCCCAAGGTTACTGGGTGGCGTTCTGGGGAATGCCCTCATTCATCGTGACACTGGGCGGCATGCTGATCTTCCGTGGGGCGACCATCGCCATTGGTGAAGGGCAGTCGATTGGGCCATTCCCGGCAGAGTTCGTCGCCCTGAGTGCGGGCTTCCTGCCTGACCCCTTCCAAGGCCAAGGTCTCAAAGTCACCTCCCTGGTGCTTGGTGTATTGGTAGTTGCGTGCTTCCTTTGGATTGAATGGCGTGCTCGTAGGAGGGTCAGCAAAGCTGGTGGGGAGGTCATGCCCCTGCCTTTGTTTGCGCTCAAGCATGGCATCCTGGGTGGCGCCATCATCGCCTTCTGCTTCATGTTGGCGACTTACCGAGGGCTTCCTACGGTACTGGTCATCATGTGTGCACTCATCGGCCTCTACACGTTCATCATGAATCGGACGGTGATCGGGCGTTGGATCTACGCAGTGGGCGGTAACCTGAAGGCCGCGAAGCTTTCCGGTATCAACACCGTCCGAGTGACCTTCTTTACTTTTGTGAACATGGGCGTACTGGCTGCTGTGGCGGGCCTGATCTTCGCGGCACGCCTGAACAGCGCAACGCCCCGTGCGGGCAGCGGTTTCGAACTGGACGTCATCGCCGCCGTATTCATCGGGGGAGCCTCGGCATCCGGTGGGGTAGGGAAGGTGATGGGCGTGGTGATCGGTGCCTTCATCATGGGGGTGCTGAACAACGGCATGTCGATCATGGGCATCGGCGTTGACTACCAGCAAATGATTAAGGGGGCAGTATTGCTGGCCGCCGTGTTCGTAGACGTGTACCAGAAGAACAGGGCGTAGAGGCTCAAATCTGATGGAAAAATCCCGGCTACTGAGCCGGGATTTTTTTCTGCTGTGTAGTGGCGCAAAAGCTAGTAGCCGTGGTTAGACCCTGAGCTCCGCATACGCCAAAAGCGACTGCTTGCAGAGTCTGGCAACGTCCTCTGTCGCCATATTTTGGTTCAGCACAGAGAAAACCTCTGGCCCGACACCATTCAGGCCACCGATCTTGTGCAGACCGGAGACAATGTCTGCCAGTGGGAAGTTACCGGTGCCAGGCCACATGCGTTCAAAGCAATCGGCCTCCAGGGTCACGCCGGATTTCAACGGATGGATGCCATCGCAGATCTGCACGCAGTGAATCGAGCTGCCTGGAATCGTTGCCAGAGTCTCGAGCTTGGATTCACTGCGAACGAAATGGAGCGTATCGAGCACAAGGCCGCCGTTAGGGGCACCGGCACGCTCGACGATCTCCCAGCCCTGTTCAAGAGACGTCACTCCCCACATAGGGATAGGTTCAAGGTCGCAAACCATGCCTTCCTCGTGGGCCAGACGGCAGATCTCGGCGTAGTGCGAGACCAGTTCATCCAGTGCATAGGCATTGGCTGTGAATGTAGCGTTCAAGCTCATGTGGGTGCAGCCAAGCTCACTCGCGATCTCGAAAAATTCCAGGGCGGTTGTCGAGTGATCCGCGATGAAGCTGTCATCCATGTTATTGGGGTGCCAATCAGGATTCCATGTGCAGAGAGGATCCAGGCGGCTGATCTTGATCCCGTTATCCTCAGCGATCAGTCGCATGTTCTGAATGGAAAGACCGGATGCCGCGATCCTGGCTACCTCCTGTGGTTGAATAGCAAGTTCATGGAAACCTGCCAACCGAGTAGCTCTTACCTTGTCCGGGAAGGGCAGGTGGAGGACATTAGAAAACGGCATGGTGTATGTCAGGCTGGGCGTCAGGTCTTCTACTCTGTGCGTCATCCGTGCGTCTCAACATAAAACCCCAATGTATTCGCGCGGTTGAGGGGATGTAAGGCCCGGATTAGGAAAACTATTTTCCACAAGCAGCATGGTAAAGCCCGCCTAGCTATGCGCAGCTAAGTCCTTGCTCAGGGCGTGTGTTATCCTCGACCCGAACACTGTTATGCCTAGTTCTTGGCTTGCCCGTCTACCGACGAAGCCTGCGGGCATCATGCTCGGAGCTTTCTGTAGATCATGGCAAAGCCTTTCACTACCCTGGATGACGTAGCTAAAGCTGCTGGGATGTCACGTGCTCAGGTGTCGAGGGCGCTTCGAGGGGATCCTGGTGTTCGGCCTGAAACGCGTGAGCGGATCGATCAGATTGCTTCTGAGCTCGAGTATCGTCCGAACCTGGCTGCTCGGAGTTTAGTCTCCGCCCGATCATCCATCGTTGGGTTGGTGATCGGAGACCCCAACAATGCTTTCCATATCCAGTTGGCTCAGTCGGTCGACAAGAGACTGCTTGCTGCGGGCTTCGAGCCTGTCACTTCCCTACGGCCAGTTGAAGGTAATTCAGCAGCTTTCGAGATAGAAAGGTTGCTTACGCTTCGAGCAGCTGGGGTGATCCTCCTGGGTACTCCGCATCATCCCAAGGTCATTGGCGAGATCGCCGATAAGCTCCCTTGCGTTTTTATCGGAAGCAAACGGGTCGCTCACAAAAAAGTCATCTCAATCGCGGTCGATGACCAGACAGGAGTGCGTCTTGCGATGGATCATCTGTTCGCATTGGGGCACCGAAGAATTGCTCACCTGGCAGGGGGACGCGAGCCTTCCTCCAAAGACCGGGCAAGGTTCTACTGTGAAATCATGAAGGCTGCTGGTTTGAATCCGATCCTGATCAGAGGCGAGCACAATGCCGCGTTCGGTAGGCGAGGAGTGGATGCGCTGTTTGCCCGGGATGAGCGTCCAAGCGCCATCTTCGCCTCGAACGACTTCATCGCTTTGGGTGTTCTGGACAGGTTGAAGGGCATGGGGTTAAGCGTCCCATCTGACGTATCGGTTGTCGGTTTTGATGACATTCCTGATGCCGAAAACAGCCTCTTCTCGCTGACGACTTTAAAGCAGGATACGGATGCCCAGGCCCAGGCAGCTGTTGTGGCTTTGCAGGCGATGTTGGCAGGCAATGCTGCCCACCCCCGCCGTGTGGACATGCCGGTCACTCTCATAACTCGAAAGTCAACTGGGTCAAACTCAGGCTAAGCGAGCCCCGTCACTGTCCGAGATGCAAATAGCTCCCATCTTTTGATATGCGTCACATTGACTCACTTTGTTACAGGACATACCATGCGCCCGTTTCGTAGGCGGCGCTCGGAGAGCGCCGTTTTTTGATCGTCAAATGAGAGCGCTCTCATTGGCGGTGACGTGCTCTAGTCTGCAGGCCGTTCAGGCGTGCAAATGAGAGCGCTCTCATAGAACATGGATGTTCGAAAGTCTGGTTTAGGGACGCGTGGATGGAGCCTCGGGAGAGGGTCTGGCGCAGCGCTTTGGACGGTTTTTGATTGAGGGGCCTGACCCCTCGCGTGAATCTAGGAAAACGCATGAGATTTAAGAGCGTCTTACCGATAGCCATCGGTGTCGTGTTGACGTTGCTTGGCGCAGGGCTCGCCTTTGGTGGAGCCAAACTGATATCGCTGGGCGGCAGCTGGTACTACCTTTTGGCTGGCCTAGCCATGGCGGCTACTGGTCTCACCCTGGTCAAAAAGAAGATCGTTGCGACCTGGATTTCCTTGGCGTTGCTGGTGGCTACCGCGTGCTGGGCATTCTGGGAAGTTGGCTTTGATTTCTGGCAGCTTGTTCCGCGCTTGATCACCTTCATCGTGATTGCATTGGTACTGGTGCTGATCGTGCCGCTGCTTGAGGGTAATCGTCGACTGATGGGCAATCCGGCACGCGCCGCTATCAGCTCGCTCCTCATCATCAGCCTGGTTTGCTTTGGCTACGGTATGTTCCAGCCACATGCAACCGTAGTGGCGAAGAAGGGCAGCACCTCCTCAGTGGTCGTGCCGGATGCAGGTCAATCAGACGGTAATGATTGGACAGCGTATGGCCGCAATACCCATGGTGAGCGTTTCGCTCAGTTCGACCAGATCAACAAGGCCAACGTCAAGGATCTGCAAGTTGCCTGGACGTTCCGTACTGGCGATATGGCGATCAATGGCGCCGAGTACCAGGGCACACCGCTCAAGGTTGATGACACGGTTTACCTCTGCACACCACTTAACAAAGTATTTGCACTTGATCCGGTGACGGGTGCCGAAAAGTGGAAGTACGACCCGGTGATTCAGGAAACCCCGTCCAACCGTACGTGGAAGCGGTGCCGTGGACTTGGCTACTACGATGTAGACAAGGCTCAAGCTGCCGTAGCAAACGGGGATACGGTAGTCGACCCATCGGTAGCTGCTCAGCCTGCTGAATGTCGTCGCCGTATCGTCATGACGACAGTGGATGCTCGCCTGATTGAGCTCGATGCGGATACTGGTAAGACATGCGGTAGCTTTGGTAATCACGGTACCGTTGATTTGCTCAAAGGCATTGGCCCGAACACCGACGGCTCTTACTATCTGACTTCGGCTCCGCTTGTGGCCGGGGACGTGATCATTGTCGGTGGCAAGATCAACGACAACCTCAAGACCGGCGAACCGTCAGGTGTGACGCGCGGTTTTGATGTTCGAACCGGCGAATTGCTCTGGGCTTGGGAGGCGTTGAACCCGAAGCGGGGCGTGCCATTACCTGCGGGTGAAAACTATCCTGCAGAGTCGCCCAACTTCTGGGGTACCGCTTCGTATGATGCAAAGCTGGGGTTGGCCTACATTCCTACAGGCAATCAGACACCGGACTTCTGGAACGGTGATCGCAAGCCTGGCTCGGATGAGTACAACGATTCGATCGTTGCTATCGACGTGAGGACCGGTGTCGATAAATGGCACTTCCGCACTGCCAACAACGACATGTTCGACTACGACGTGTCCGCCCAACCGATTCTGTACGACCTCCCGAACAAAAAGGGTGACACGACTCCGGTTGTGATCGCGATGACCAAACGTGGCCAGATCTTTGTTCTCGATCGACGCGATGGCACCCCTGTGTTCCCGGTGGAGCAGCGCAAGGTTGCAACCGATGGCGTCCCAGGTATGCGGATTTCGCCGACCCAGCCTTACTCACAGCTGTCCGTTGGAGCGGATCGTCTCAAAGAGTCGGATATGTGGGGCGGTACTGTCTTTGATCAACTGATGTGCCGAATCGATTTCAAAGGCATGCGTTGGGAAGGGGAGTTTACGCCGCTGGTTGAAGGCCAGGCCACACTGATCTACCCGGGTTACTATGGGGGCTTCAACTGGGGCGGCGGTGCAATTGATGCATCCACTGGTACCCTGATCGTCAACGATATCCGTATGGCTCAATGGGGTCGTTTTATCAAACAGGATGAGGCCAAGCGCATTGGCCTGGTACCGACTACCGAAGGCGAATATTCCGAGCAGCTGGGCACGCCGTGGGGTGTAGAACGTTCGATGTTTGTGTCGCCGCTGGGCGTGCCATGCTTCAAGCCCCCATTCGGCACCATGACTGCCATCGACCTCACCTCGGGTGAGACCAAATGGCAGGTGCCGATGGGCAGTATTCAGGATGCACCCGTGCACGGCATCGTCCCTGGCGTCTACATGCCGCTTGGCATGCCCACCATGGGCGGGCCGCTGGTTACTAAAGGCGGTTTGACCTTCTTCCACGGCACTCTGGATTACTACATCCGAGCCTTGGATAACGACACGGGTGAAGAGCTGTGGCGCGGTCGTCTGCCGGTTGGTGGTCAGGGCGCTCCAATGTCCTACGTTGGTCGTGACGGCAAGCAGTGCATCGTTGTTACCGTGGGCGGGGCAACCCGTACAGGTTCCAACGAAAACCGTGGCGACTATGTGATCGCTTACGCTTTGCCGAGCGCTGGCAAGTAATATCCCTCCCTGGTTGCAGGTCAATGACCTGCAACCCTCCGAGACATTGCGAATCTTGAACAGAATTGCTGCTGGTGCAGGTCACTTAGCCTTTTCAGACCTGCATCTGGATCCTGCTTGTCGCGAGGTTAGCTGCGATGGTAGGCGCATCATCCTCAAAGCGACGTCATGCAGGCTATTGGAAGCTCTCATAGTTAATCCTGAGCAAATCGTGTCGAGATCCGCCCTGTTCGAGGCGGTCTGGGGTTTCCATTTCGACCCTGGGACAAAGGTGCTGGAAGTGCAGCTAAGCTATCTACGCAAGGTACTCGTCGCCCTGGGCTGTAGCGTACGCATTCATACGCATCGAGGTATCGGTCTCAGCCTGCATGGACAGCGGTAACCCGCCTTCAACTAAATTCAGCGCGTGAAGGCCGGGGGATCAGGGAAAAGTAGCCCTGAGTCACTGCTGCCGGAAAGACGCTCCATAAGCAGATGATGGCAGTCGGCTCGAGCGGTCATCTCT belongs to Pseudomonas putida NBRC 14164 and includes:
- the chvE gene encoding multiple monosaccharide ABC transporter substrate-binding protein → MNKFMKLAASLCVAVAVIGCSKKEENTKGLIGISMPSKAEARWTSDGQSMVNALNKLGYKTDIQYAQYEVSTQLSQLENLLVKGVKGLIIAPIDGTTMTDLLRQAKEKGITVISYDRLIRNSKDFDYYATFDNYKTGVLQGESIVSALKLNEGTGPFNFEIFAGSTDDNNAHVVYAGVMSVLQPYIDSGKLVIRSGQVKLDQVATLNWDGALAQSRMDNILSAFYGKAHLDAVLAMNDQLAVGVVSSLRGVGYGSGGTPMPIVTGQDAEIPSVKAIMRGDQHSTVFKDTRALAEAAAVMIDSALQGKDVQVNDTTSYDNGSMVVPTQLLSPVSVEAKDVQKVLVDSGYYSKDRLQ
- the mmsA gene encoding multiple monosaccharide ABC transporter ATP-binding protein, which codes for MSPHLLDMRGIQKSFGPVKALTSVNLQVGRGEIHAICGENGAGKSTLMKILSGVYPTGSYAGSISFDGEVRQFSDLRDSEALGICIIHQELALVPMLSITENLFLGHEIATRGVIDWSLAHRRAKVLLEKVGLHVLPQTRVNQLGIGQQQLVEIAKALGKDVRLLILDEPTASLNEKDSERLLELMLELKAKDITSIIISHKLNEISRVADGVTVIRDGTTVDVIDCRESPLNESRVVQAMVGRELADRYPGREPNLGDKQFEVEHWSVEHPERPGEDFIRDVSFFARKGEVVGIAGLMGAGRTELAMSIFGGSFGKNIRGTVRLNGQELRVRNVREAIDNGIAYATEDRKGAGLLLGDGIGRNVSIASLKSLARRWVINETEELGVGEGYKKTLRIRSPDLRQPVERLSGGNQQKVVLAKWLFSNPEVLILDEPTRGIDVGAKYEIYGVVNQVVAKGKTVIMISSEMPELLGTCDRIYVMNEGRFVGEFPIQEASQERIMHAIMKNEVIQ
- the mmsB gene encoding multiple monosaccharide ABC transporter permease, coding for MTDVIAPVAVKPSLLPAIKRGAREYGLLSSLLVIIVFFQIATGGALLQPLNLTNLILQNSYIVVMALGMLMVIVCGHIDLSVGSIVGVIGSIAAVLMVQYQFDFITVSLLCLFIGGLIGAAQGYWVAFWGMPSFIVTLGGMLIFRGATIAIGEGQSIGPFPAEFVALSAGFLPDPFQGQGLKVTSLVLGVLVVACFLWIEWRARRRVSKAGGEVMPLPLFALKHGILGGAIIAFCFMLATYRGLPTVLVIMCALIGLYTFIMNRTVIGRWIYAVGGNLKAAKLSGINTVRVTFFTFVNMGVLAAVAGLIFAARLNSATPRAGSGFELDVIAAVFIGGASASGGVGKVMGVVIGAFIMGVLNNGMSIMGIGVDYQQMIKGAVLLAAVFVDVYQKNRA
- a CDS encoding sugar phosphate isomerase/epimerase family protein; protein product: MTHRVEDLTPSLTYTMPFSNVLHLPFPDKVRATRLAGFHELAIQPQEVARIAASGLSIQNMRLIAEDNGIKISRLDPLCTWNPDWHPNNMDDSFIADHSTTALEFFEIASELGCTHMSLNATFTANAYALDELVSHYAEICRLAHEEGMVCDLEPIPMWGVTSLEQGWEIVERAGAPNGGLVLDTLHFVRSESKLETLATIPGSSIHCVQICDGIHPLKSGVTLEADCFERMWPGTGNFPLADIVSGLHKIGGLNGVGPEVFSVLNQNMATEDVARLCKQSLLAYAELRV
- a CDS encoding LacI family DNA-binding transcriptional regulator produces the protein MAKPFTTLDDVAKAAGMSRAQVSRALRGDPGVRPETRERIDQIASELEYRPNLAARSLVSARSSIVGLVIGDPNNAFHIQLAQSVDKRLLAAGFEPVTSLRPVEGNSAAFEIERLLTLRAAGVILLGTPHHPKVIGEIADKLPCVFIGSKRVAHKKVISIAVDDQTGVRLAMDHLFALGHRRIAHLAGGREPSSKDRARFYCEIMKAAGLNPILIRGEHNAAFGRRGVDALFARDERPSAIFASNDFIALGVLDRLKGMGLSVPSDVSVVGFDDIPDAENSLFSLTTLKQDTDAQAQAAVVALQAMLAGNAAHPRRVDMPVTLITRKSTGSNSG
- a CDS encoding membrane-bound PQQ-dependent dehydrogenase, glucose/quinate/shikimate family; translated protein: MRFKSVLPIAIGVVLTLLGAGLAFGGAKLISLGGSWYYLLAGLAMAATGLTLVKKKIVATWISLALLVATACWAFWEVGFDFWQLVPRLITFIVIALVLVLIVPLLEGNRRLMGNPARAAISSLLIISLVCFGYGMFQPHATVVAKKGSTSSVVVPDAGQSDGNDWTAYGRNTHGERFAQFDQINKANVKDLQVAWTFRTGDMAINGAEYQGTPLKVDDTVYLCTPLNKVFALDPVTGAEKWKYDPVIQETPSNRTWKRCRGLGYYDVDKAQAAVANGDTVVDPSVAAQPAECRRRIVMTTVDARLIELDADTGKTCGSFGNHGTVDLLKGIGPNTDGSYYLTSAPLVAGDVIIVGGKINDNLKTGEPSGVTRGFDVRTGELLWAWEALNPKRGVPLPAGENYPAESPNFWGTASYDAKLGLAYIPTGNQTPDFWNGDRKPGSDEYNDSIVAIDVRTGVDKWHFRTANNDMFDYDVSAQPILYDLPNKKGDTTPVVIAMTKRGQIFVLDRRDGTPVFPVEQRKVATDGVPGMRISPTQPYSQLSVGADRLKESDMWGGTVFDQLMCRIDFKGMRWEGEFTPLVEGQATLIYPGYYGGFNWGGGAIDASTGTLIVNDIRMAQWGRFIKQDEAKRIGLVPTTEGEYSEQLGTPWGVERSMFVSPLGVPCFKPPFGTMTAIDLTSGETKWQVPMGSIQDAPVHGIVPGVYMPLGMPTMGGPLVTKGGLTFFHGTLDYYIRALDNDTGEELWRGRLPVGGQGAPMSYVGRDGKQCIVVTVGGATRTGSNENRGDYVIAYALPSAGK
- a CDS encoding winged helix-turn-helix domain-containing protein codes for the protein MNRIAAGAGHLAFSDLHLDPACREVSCDGRRIILKATSCRLLEALIVNPEQIVSRSALFEAVWGFHFDPGTKVLEVQLSYLRKVLVALGCSVRIHTHRGIGLSLHGQR